In Hallerella succinigenes, the following are encoded in one genomic region:
- the cimA gene encoding citramalate synthase → MADVFLYDTTLRDGNQDRKISLSLGDKLQAAKLLDSFGFDYIEGGWPNPSNPIDVEFFKHIGEMHLTHAKVTAFGSTRRPNILPEDDPLLKALVASQAPVKTIFGKSWDLHVTDVIRTTLEENLDMIESSVRYLKENSESVIYDAEHFFDGYKANPQYALDTLKSAELGGADFIVLCDTNGGTMPWELAQIIQAVKEKVSTPLGIHAHNDSGMAVANSLIAVQNGITMVQGVLNGYGERCGNANLTTICADLVLKLKKDPFCAKNLQDLRKVSLAYDQIVNIPSNVNAPYVGDAAFAHKGGAHIDGVMKVSRSFEHVDPQLVGNKRVFVASDQAGGSLVVEKVKELLHVDVDKKDPKIRELLLLIKKRENDGWHFDSAEASFEMLVYRTLGHFTTPFSLENYRLIEDRTMQGVSVSQATVKLHINDEISLQVAEGDGPVNALDAALRKALTPYFPYMKNVRLDDFKVRVLGSNVGSDAHVRVWSTFGDETDTWHVAGVSSNIIEASWFALIDGLTYKIYKEQKNGH, encoded by the coding sequence ATGGCAGACGTTTTTCTCTATGATACCACTTTGCGCGATGGCAATCAGGACCGCAAGATTTCCCTTTCCTTAGGAGACAAGTTGCAGGCAGCCAAGCTGCTAGACTCTTTCGGCTTTGACTACATTGAAGGGGGCTGGCCCAATCCCAGCAATCCCATCGATGTGGAGTTCTTCAAGCATATTGGAGAAATGCATCTGACCCATGCGAAGGTTACCGCTTTCGGTAGCACGCGGCGTCCGAATATTCTTCCGGAAGACGATCCGCTGTTAAAGGCTTTGGTCGCAAGCCAAGCGCCTGTCAAAACGATTTTTGGCAAGAGCTGGGATTTGCATGTGACCGATGTCATTCGCACGACCCTTGAAGAAAATCTCGACATGATCGAGTCCTCGGTTCGCTATCTCAAGGAAAATTCAGAATCCGTCATTTATGATGCGGAACATTTCTTTGACGGTTACAAGGCGAATCCGCAATATGCGCTCGATACATTAAAGTCGGCGGAACTCGGCGGTGCTGATTTCATTGTGCTTTGCGATACGAACGGCGGAACGATGCCGTGGGAACTTGCACAAATCATCCAGGCGGTAAAGGAAAAGGTTTCGACTCCGCTCGGCATTCATGCGCATAACGACAGCGGAATGGCGGTGGCGAATTCTCTCATCGCGGTTCAGAACGGCATCACGATGGTGCAGGGTGTTTTGAACGGCTACGGCGAACGCTGCGGTAATGCGAACTTGACGACGATCTGCGCGGATCTTGTCCTGAAGCTGAAAAAGGATCCGTTCTGCGCAAAGAACTTGCAGGATCTGCGCAAGGTGAGCCTTGCTTATGATCAGATTGTAAACATCCCGAGCAATGTCAACGCTCCGTACGTCGGGGATGCCGCTTTTGCACATAAGGGCGGCGCTCACATCGATGGCGTGATGAAGGTCTCCCGCAGCTTTGAGCACGTGGACCCGCAGCTCGTGGGCAACAAGCGTGTGTTCGTTGCAAGCGATCAGGCGGGTGGCTCTCTGGTCGTGGAAAAGGTCAAGGAACTGCTCCATGTGGACGTGGACAAGAAAGACCCGAAGATCCGTGAACTTTTGCTTTTGATCAAAAAACGTGAAAACGACGGTTGGCATTTTGACAGTGCGGAAGCGAGCTTTGAGATGCTCGTGTACAGAACCCTAGGTCACTTTACGACGCCGTTCTCGCTTGAAAATTACCGTTTGATTGAAGACCGTACCATGCAGGGCGTGAGCGTTTCCCAAGCGACGGTCAAGCTTCATATCAACGATGAAATCAGTCTACAGGTAGCAGAAGGCGATGGCCCGGTGAACGCTCTTGATGCGGCACTGCGCAAGGCCTTGACCCCGTACTTCCCGTATATGAAGAACGTTCGTTTGGACGACTTCAAGGTGCGCGTTCTTGGATCGAATGTCGGTTCCGATGCGCACGTGCGAGTGTGGTCTACCTTCGGCGACGAAACGGATACCTGGCATGTGGCAGGCGTTTCTTCGAACATCATCGAGGCGTCTTGGTTCGCCTTGATAGACGGTCTCACCTACAAGATTTATAAAGAACAAAAAAACGGACACTAG
- the hisD gene encoding histidinol dehydrogenase: protein MKIIKVKQKSKEVERICARGVAPTEEIHQKVKQILEDVRKGGLSKAVEYAQKFDGLKGKSLAVSEKTIEKLADKVPETLAKGLRQAIKNAMEFHKHELKDLNGFSFKGKDGEVLGQRIRPMHRVGLYVPGGAAVYPSTVIMNAVPALVAGVDEVVVTTPAKDGIHPSVAFVLRELGITEVYHIGGAQAVALLAYGAKGIEPVDKIVGPGNVFAAIAKKEVFGTVDIDMIAGPSEILVMADKTADPDFVAADLMSQAEHGSGFEAAICITDNMDMAKMISACVDEQVENSPKRELLEKVLDHFGRILVVDNWFDGVAIANRIAPEHLEIMTCEAEELSKSILNAGAVFIGPWSSEPVGDYFAGPDHVLPTNGTARFSSPLGVYDFVKRMSVIHYSQKAIQKHGKAIAEMATTEGFYHHAQAVLKRL, encoded by the coding sequence ATGAAAATCATTAAAGTCAAGCAGAAGTCGAAGGAAGTCGAACGCATCTGCGCACGCGGTGTCGCACCGACGGAAGAAATTCACCAAAAGGTCAAGCAGATTCTGGAAGACGTTCGCAAGGGCGGTCTTTCGAAGGCGGTCGAATACGCTCAGAAGTTCGACGGTCTCAAGGGCAAATCTCTCGCGGTGAGCGAAAAGACGATCGAAAAGCTTGCGGACAAGGTTCCGGAAACTCTCGCCAAGGGTCTTCGCCAGGCGATTAAGAATGCGATGGAATTCCACAAGCATGAACTCAAGGACCTGAACGGATTCTCTTTCAAGGGCAAGGACGGTGAAGTCCTCGGCCAGCGTATTCGTCCGATGCACCGCGTGGGTCTTTATGTGCCGGGTGGTGCTGCCGTGTATCCGAGTACGGTCATTATGAATGCGGTGCCGGCTCTGGTGGCGGGTGTTGATGAAGTCGTGGTGACGACTCCGGCGAAGGACGGTATCCATCCGTCTGTCGCATTCGTTCTGCGCGAACTCGGCATTACGGAAGTTTATCACATCGGCGGCGCTCAGGCTGTGGCGCTCCTCGCTTACGGCGCAAAGGGGATTGAACCGGTCGACAAGATTGTGGGCCCGGGTAACGTCTTTGCCGCCATCGCAAAGAAGGAAGTCTTCGGTACAGTGGATATCGACATGATCGCCGGTCCGTCTGAAATTCTCGTGATGGCAGACAAGACGGCGGATCCGGACTTTGTGGCTGCAGACTTGATGAGCCAGGCTGAACACGGTTCAGGCTTTGAAGCTGCTATCTGCATTACCGACAACATGGATATGGCGAAGATGATTTCTGCTTGCGTCGATGAACAGGTGGAAAATTCTCCGAAGCGCGAACTCCTGGAAAAGGTTCTTGATCACTTTGGTCGTATTCTTGTAGTGGACAACTGGTTCGACGGTGTTGCGATTGCAAACCGCATCGCTCCGGAACACTTGGAAATCATGACATGCGAAGCGGAAGAACTTTCGAAGAGCATTCTGAACGCGGGCGCTGTGTTCATTGGCCCGTGGTCGAGCGAACCGGTCGGTGATTACTTCGCAGGTCCGGACCACGTGCTTCCGACGAACGGGACGGCTCGCTTCTCGAGCCCGCTCGGCGTCTATGATTTTGTGAAGCGCATGAGCGTCATCCACTATTCGCAGAAGGCGATTCAGAAGCACGGAAAGGCGATTGCCGAAATGGCGACGACGGAAGGTTTCTATCACCACGCTCAGGCTGTGTTGAAGCGCCTCTAA
- a CDS encoding TrmH family RNA methyltransferase: protein MYSIQKFSALAPKTKAKRFAELLRILILQLGNDMAQIRNEYEHYAEWENFPASKRLNGKNQAELIDLYKDFRTEAGLGFERDVYLENEPGDRSEAVMQTLPYAVLAHNLRSGFNIGSVFRTSDCFGLEAVHLSGYTPDIDHAMLKSAARGTERWIPHKRWETPFDCIQAHLANGYSIIALETGEGSVPISTVEWPKKGLIILGNEELGIAPDLLEKCSLKVEIPMAGRKASMNVAGAFAVLSYAIRTGYKF from the coding sequence ATGTACTCGATTCAAAAATTTTCCGCGCTAGCGCCAAAGACAAAAGCCAAGCGCTTCGCAGAACTTTTGCGAATTCTCATTCTTCAGCTCGGCAACGACATGGCCCAGATTCGTAACGAATATGAGCATTATGCCGAATGGGAAAACTTCCCCGCTTCCAAACGCTTGAACGGAAAAAATCAAGCCGAGCTAATTGATCTTTATAAAGACTTCCGCACCGAGGCGGGTCTCGGCTTTGAACGCGATGTCTACCTAGAAAACGAACCAGGCGACCGTTCTGAAGCGGTCATGCAGACGCTCCCCTACGCCGTGCTTGCGCACAATCTACGCAGCGGATTTAACATCGGATCGGTCTTCCGCACCTCGGACTGTTTTGGTCTTGAAGCGGTACACCTTTCCGGTTACACGCCAGACATTGACCATGCGATGCTCAAGAGCGCAGCCCGTGGCACAGAACGCTGGATTCCGCACAAACGCTGGGAAACTCCGTTCGACTGCATCCAGGCGCATTTAGCAAACGGCTACAGCATTATCGCGCTTGAAACCGGCGAGGGATCCGTTCCCATTTCTACCGTGGAATGGCCGAAAAAAGGCCTGATCATTCTCGGCAACGAAGAACTCGGTATCGCCCCGGATTTGCTTGAAAAATGTTCCCTCAAAGTGGAAATTCCGATGGCGGGTCGAAAGGCGAGCATGAACGTAGCAGGCGCCTTCGCCGTTCTCTCTTACGCGATCCGCACCGGGTACAAGTTTTAA
- the metG gene encoding methionine--tRNA ligase: protein MKNFYVTTPIYYVNDAPHIGHSYTTVLADILTRFHKILGYQTYFLTGTDEHGQKVQRAAEKRGVTPQEHVDEYYHRFEDLWKKMDIGNDFFIRTTMPEHKAYVQECLQKLWDKGEIYSKEYEGWYSVGEERFFTEDELDENKCDPISHRPVEWLKEKNYFFKMGSYQQKLIDFLESHKDWIVPDYRWNEIRGFLKQPLNDLCISRPKARLSWGIPLPFDTDYVTYVWFDALLNYVSASTAFHKTYADGTPIWPATYHLIGKDILTTHCVYWPTMLMALDIPLPEHVLAHGWWLVNGGEKMSKSAGNVVNPMDYMEKYGIDAFRYFLAREMVVGQDANFTHEGFVRRINSDLANDLGNVLNRVHRLVLNNFEGKLPKAAQIGEAEKEVIDLAGKVIAEIKEGLPKARLSQSIETIMQLVRSINRYLEVKAPWKLAKDESKKDELATVLYISAEAVRLSLCLLWPVIPSKAEEGLAMLGSKFQSAEDLSWGVLQSGETFGEGKPLFPRIEEEKKQEQAKPVQKPKQNKPLTAEEVPAEMDIRAAKIIDVQNHPDADSLYVLQVDAGEGEPRTICSGLRASYKAEELKDRMIVLFANLKPAPLRGIMSNGMLFAGDTDEEHVCVLIAPPEDAKPGDRATFHGIAPATDGRILKVKDFEKISLEVRGKVVFCGENALEIGDKPVTCDVLDGKKVH from the coding sequence ATGAAGAACTTTTACGTTACTACCCCGATTTACTACGTTAACGACGCGCCGCATATCGGTCACTCCTATACAACCGTTCTTGCAGACATTCTCACCCGATTTCACAAGATTCTGGGATATCAGACCTACTTCTTGACCGGTACCGATGAACACGGTCAAAAAGTACAGCGTGCCGCCGAAAAGCGTGGCGTCACCCCGCAGGAACACGTGGACGAATACTACCACCGTTTTGAAGACCTGTGGAAAAAGATGGATATCGGCAACGACTTCTTTATCCGCACGACCATGCCGGAACACAAAGCTTACGTGCAAGAATGCCTCCAGAAGCTCTGGGACAAGGGCGAAATTTATTCCAAGGAATACGAAGGCTGGTACTCCGTCGGCGAAGAACGTTTCTTTACCGAAGACGAACTTGACGAAAACAAGTGCGACCCGATCAGCCACCGCCCGGTGGAATGGCTCAAGGAAAAGAACTACTTCTTTAAGATGGGTTCCTATCAGCAGAAGCTGATTGACTTCCTCGAAAGCCACAAAGATTGGATCGTTCCAGATTACCGCTGGAACGAAATCCGCGGCTTCTTGAAACAGCCTCTGAACGATCTTTGCATTAGCCGTCCAAAGGCTCGCCTCAGCTGGGGCATTCCACTTCCGTTCGATACAGACTATGTGACCTATGTCTGGTTCGACGCCTTGTTAAACTATGTAAGCGCTTCGACCGCCTTCCACAAGACTTATGCGGACGGCACTCCGATTTGGCCGGCCACTTACCACCTAATCGGCAAGGACATTTTGACGACCCACTGCGTCTATTGGCCGACAATGCTCATGGCACTTGACATTCCGCTTCCGGAACACGTTCTTGCCCACGGTTGGTGGCTCGTGAACGGCGGCGAAAAGATGAGCAAGTCCGCAGGCAACGTCGTGAATCCGATGGATTACATGGAAAAATACGGTATCGACGCGTTCCGCTACTTCCTCGCCCGTGAAATGGTCGTAGGACAGGATGCAAACTTCACGCACGAAGGCTTTGTCCGTCGCATCAACAGCGACCTCGCCAACGACCTCGGCAACGTGCTGAACCGCGTGCACCGCCTGGTGCTCAATAACTTCGAAGGCAAGCTCCCGAAGGCAGCGCAGATCGGCGAAGCCGAAAAGGAAGTCATCGATCTCGCCGGTAAGGTGATTGCCGAAATCAAGGAAGGCCTTCCAAAGGCTCGACTTTCGCAGTCGATCGAAACCATTATGCAGCTCGTGCGCAGCATCAACCGTTATCTCGAAGTCAAGGCTCCATGGAAGCTCGCGAAGGACGAATCCAAAAAGGACGAACTCGCCACGGTTCTTTACATTTCCGCAGAAGCCGTGCGTCTTTCTCTTTGCCTCCTCTGGCCGGTCATTCCGTCCAAGGCAGAAGAAGGTCTTGCCATGCTCGGTTCCAAGTTCCAGAGCGCAGAAGATCTTTCCTGGGGCGTTCTCCAGAGCGGCGAAACCTTCGGCGAAGGCAAGCCTCTCTTCCCGCGTATCGAAGAAGAAAAGAAGCAGGAACAGGCAAAGCCGGTACAGAAGCCGAAGCAGAACAAGCCTCTCACCGCAGAAGAGGTGCCTGCTGAAATGGACATTCGCGCAGCCAAAATCATCGACGTGCAGAACCATCCGGACGCAGATTCCCTCTACGTTCTTCAGGTCGATGCCGGCGAAGGCGAACCGCGCACCATTTGCTCGGGCCTTCGTGCAAGTTACAAGGCAGAAGAACTCAAGGACCGCATGATCGTCCTCTTTGCAAACCTGAAACCGGCTCCGCTCCGCGGCATCATGAGCAACGGTATGCTCTTTGCCGGCGACACCGACGAAGAGCACGTCTGCGTGCTCATCGCTCCGCCAGAAGATGCAAAGCCGGGTGACCGCGCCACCTTCCACGGAATCGCTCCGGCAACCGACGGTCGTATTCTCAAAGTAAAGGACTTCGAAAAGATTTCTCTCGAAGTACGCGGCAAAGTTGTATTCTGTGGCGAAAACGCTCTCGAAATCGGCGACAAGCCGGTGACCTGTGACGTTCTCGACGGCAAGAAGGTTCACTAA